The Vibrio splendidus genome has a window encoding:
- the phhA gene encoding phenylalanine 4-monooxygenase, protein MTQYHSKPVSQEGWVEWSLEEDAIWHDLVKRQLDVINDRACDAYLHGLTLLDLPLDRVPQLPEINKVLMETTGWQVQPVPALIDFDRFFDLLANKKFPVATFLRTRDEFDYLQEPDFFHEIFGHCAMLTNTDFATFTEHYGKLGQAATPKQRAYLARLYWFTVEFGLVKEGHRLKIYGGGILSSPAETMYALGGDLAVRERFDLQTVLRTPYRIDIIQPKYYVIDELSELFKISQENLLQQADLAIDEGLLPPLFEPKEPTHVE, encoded by the coding sequence ATGACTCAATATCATTCTAAGCCCGTGAGCCAAGAGGGATGGGTTGAGTGGAGCCTCGAAGAAGACGCCATTTGGCACGACTTAGTGAAAAGGCAACTGGACGTCATTAATGACCGCGCATGCGATGCCTATTTACACGGTTTGACCCTGCTGGATTTGCCATTAGACAGAGTTCCCCAGCTTCCAGAGATAAACAAAGTGCTAATGGAAACAACAGGTTGGCAGGTACAGCCTGTGCCTGCGCTGATCGATTTCGACCGTTTCTTTGATTTACTCGCCAATAAGAAATTCCCAGTGGCGACATTTCTGAGAACGCGAGACGAGTTCGATTATTTACAAGAACCTGATTTCTTTCATGAAATTTTCGGTCACTGTGCCATGCTCACCAATACCGATTTTGCGACATTCACTGAGCACTACGGAAAACTAGGCCAAGCAGCCACACCTAAACAACGCGCGTATCTTGCCCGTTTGTATTGGTTTACGGTCGAGTTCGGTTTAGTAAAAGAAGGTCATAGACTGAAAATCTATGGCGGTGGCATTCTTTCGTCTCCGGCGGAAACCATGTATGCGTTGGGAGGGGATTTGGCCGTTCGTGAGCGGTTCGATCTGCAAACGGTTTTAAGAACCCCTTATCGCATCGACATCATACAACCGAAATATTACGTGATTGATGAGCTGTCTGAGCTCTTCAAAATCAGTCAGGAAAACCTATTGCAGCAAGCTGATCTCGCGATAGACGAGGGATTACTACCACCACTTTTTGAACCTAAGGAACCAACACATGTTGAATGA
- a CDS encoding YebC/PmpR family DNA-binding transcriptional regulator: MGRSFEVRKASMAKTAGAKIKVYSKYGKEIYVLAKNGSSDPDMNLPLKHLIAKAKKDQVPAHVIDKAIDKANGGGGEDFQPARYEGFGPGGTSVIVDCLTDNGNRTFQDVRQCFVKTGAKIGVEGTVSHMFAHQAVFQFAGEDDEIILETLMMEDVDVTDVELEDGVITVFAPTTEFFKTKTALHTAFPELTLDVEEITFVPQTTTPVAEEDSEKFQKFLDMLDDCDDVQQVYHNAEL; encoded by the coding sequence ATGGGAAGAAGTTTTGAAGTGCGCAAGGCCTCAATGGCGAAAACTGCAGGCGCAAAAATTAAAGTTTATTCTAAATACGGTAAAGAGATTTACGTACTGGCTAAGAACGGTAGCTCTGACCCAGACATGAACTTACCTCTTAAGCACCTGATTGCTAAAGCGAAGAAAGACCAAGTACCCGCTCACGTTATTGACAAAGCGATCGATAAAGCGAACGGCGGCGGCGGTGAAGACTTCCAACCAGCTCGTTACGAAGGTTTTGGCCCAGGTGGCACAAGCGTAATCGTTGACTGTTTAACAGATAACGGCAACCGTACTTTCCAAGACGTTCGCCAATGTTTCGTTAAAACTGGCGCGAAAATCGGTGTTGAAGGTACTGTTTCTCACATGTTCGCTCACCAAGCTGTATTCCAGTTTGCTGGTGAAGATGACGAGATCATCCTAGAAACGCTAATGATGGAAGATGTAGACGTGACTGACGTTGAGCTAGAAGACGGTGTTATCACTGTATTCGCTCCAACGACTGAGTTCTTCAAAACGAAGACTGCATTACACACTGCGTTCCCTGAGCTAACGCTAGACGTTGAGGAAATCACTTTCGTTCCTCAAACAACTACGCCAGTAGCTGAAGAAGATTCTGAGAAGTTCCAGAAGTTCTTAGACATGCTTGACGACTGTGATGACGTTCAGCAGGTTTACCACAACGCTGAGCTGTAA
- a CDS encoding glycoside hydrolase family 32 protein has translation MVFDKKKHQAIIDQVEEYIAEHKDTVKQHHWREHYHYQAPVGWINDPHGLIQYQGKYHLFYQHHPFTGKWGTMHWGHAVSEDLIHWETLPEALAPSEEYDGWDGGGIFTGSAVNNDGVMTLFYTGCAQARQVQCMATSTDGINFDKYDGNPILSDPPEGINLHDFRDPKVWKHDGSWYMVTGVTDGVSDLINPSNYETNGFGKVCLHRSENLTDWEFVGYCVESMGELGTMLECPNIFKLGDKHVLMYSPMGMQQRQVVYLVGDLDYQTGKFHWSTMGSLDWGFDYYAPQVFDDENGRTLIQAWIGSWPFMPWCDGTYDTSELGWYGSISLAREVSLCHDGKLKFTPVQEVEKLRHSPKRHTELKLNDGEKFAFEAGDNVHCEIIADIDLAASDCDSIVFEIRSKGEQKTLIELDLKKGELAFDRTQSGSRSALRRTCPLECASKDRANIRIFMDSISVEVFTDGGRTVMTNNIFSDEDSAGLYVYAKNGNARIETLKTFGMKSVAE, from the coding sequence GTGGTATTCGATAAGAAGAAGCATCAGGCAATTATTGATCAAGTTGAAGAATACATCGCTGAGCATAAAGATACGGTTAAGCAGCACCATTGGCGTGAGCATTACCATTACCAAGCACCGGTAGGCTGGATTAATGACCCGCATGGATTGATTCAATATCAGGGTAAATATCACCTTTTCTATCAACACCATCCTTTCACTGGCAAGTGGGGAACCATGCACTGGGGACACGCAGTCAGCGAAGATCTCATTCACTGGGAAACACTGCCAGAAGCTTTAGCACCAAGTGAAGAATATGACGGCTGGGATGGCGGAGGTATTTTTACTGGTAGTGCTGTGAACAATGATGGTGTGATGACACTTTTCTACACTGGGTGTGCTCAAGCTCGCCAAGTTCAATGCATGGCAACATCGACTGATGGCATTAACTTTGACAAGTACGACGGTAATCCAATCTTATCTGATCCGCCAGAGGGAATTAACCTGCATGACTTCCGCGATCCAAAGGTTTGGAAACACGATGGGTCATGGTACATGGTGACGGGTGTTACAGATGGCGTGAGCGATCTAATTAACCCATCAAACTACGAGACCAACGGTTTCGGTAAAGTATGTCTACACCGCTCGGAAAACTTAACCGATTGGGAATTCGTAGGGTACTGTGTAGAGAGTATGGGTGAATTAGGCACAATGCTTGAGTGTCCAAATATTTTCAAATTGGGTGACAAGCACGTACTCATGTATTCACCTATGGGTATGCAGCAACGTCAGGTGGTCTACCTTGTTGGTGACCTTGATTACCAAACAGGCAAATTCCATTGGTCAACAATGGGCTCATTAGATTGGGGCTTTGACTACTATGCACCACAAGTATTCGATGATGAAAATGGGCGTACTCTAATCCAAGCATGGATTGGTTCATGGCCGTTCATGCCATGGTGTGATGGAACTTACGACACCAGTGAACTTGGTTGGTACGGGAGCATCTCTCTGGCTCGTGAAGTATCTTTATGTCATGACGGAAAACTGAAATTCACACCTGTACAAGAAGTTGAAAAATTGCGTCATTCACCAAAAAGGCATACTGAACTCAAGTTAAACGATGGTGAAAAATTCGCATTTGAAGCAGGTGATAATGTTCACTGTGAAATCATTGCTGACATCGATCTAGCCGCAAGCGACTGTGATAGCATTGTATTTGAAATTCGCAGTAAAGGTGAGCAGAAAACACTGATTGAGTTGGATCTAAAGAAAGGCGAACTGGCCTTTGATCGTACTCAATCGGGCAGTCGTTCAGCCTTACGTAGAACATGCCCACTAGAGTGTGCGAGTAAAGATCGAGCAAACATCCGTATCTTTATGGACAGTATTTCTGTGGAAGTCTTTACCGATGGAGGTCGTACTGTGATGACCAATAACATCTTCTCTGATGAAGACAGTGCAGGTCTCTATGTATACGCTAAGAACGGCAATGCTAGAATTGAGACACTAAAAACATTCGGTATGAAAAGTGTTGCCGAATAA
- a CDS encoding 4a-hydroxytetrahydrobiopterin dehydratase codes for MLNEQKCEACSIDAISLNKDDQQSLLLELSDWQIIERDGIPQLEKVFKFKNYKQAWAFSNKVSELAEEEFHHPSILLEWGKVTVTWWSHSIKGLHKNDFICASRCDVFVVSE; via the coding sequence ATGTTGAATGAACAAAAATGCGAAGCCTGCAGTATCGATGCAATTTCGCTTAATAAAGATGACCAACAATCTTTACTGTTGGAGTTGTCTGATTGGCAGATCATCGAAAGAGACGGCATCCCACAACTTGAGAAGGTGTTTAAGTTTAAGAACTACAAACAAGCATGGGCATTCAGCAATAAAGTGTCAGAGTTGGCAGAAGAAGAATTCCACCACCCTTCGATTTTATTGGAGTGGGGTAAAGTCACCGTCACTTGGTGGAGCCACTCAATCAAAGGCCTACACAAGAATGACTTCATCTGCGCCTCACGTTGCGATGTGTTCGTGGTGAGTGAATAG
- a CDS encoding DUF2798 domain-containing protein yields the protein MNNKQFWVTAILSSLTMATIMSGLISGYKMGFSHEWPPIWLQSFLIAWPCAITLNLTVLPLIRKLSAWICRPRTLCVPEITER from the coding sequence ATGAACAACAAACAATTTTGGGTAACCGCGATTTTATCCTCCCTGACCATGGCGACCATCATGTCTGGGTTAATTTCTGGCTACAAAATGGGATTCAGCCACGAATGGCCGCCAATCTGGCTGCAAAGCTTTTTGATTGCTTGGCCGTGTGCCATCACGCTCAACCTCACCGTGCTCCCTTTGATCAGAAAACTCTCAGCATGGATTTGTCGCCCGAGAACGCTTTGCGTACCAGAGATCACGGAACGATGA
- a CDS encoding DUF3283 family protein, which produces MSINLSLLPPSEKNKIELDKQASFLVWKLKQAKCGPEAIVEEAMKLGDPEEKAWFDQSVEKYKRVMGVA; this is translated from the coding sequence ATGTCTATCAACCTTTCACTCCTTCCACCCAGTGAGAAAAATAAAATCGAACTGGATAAGCAAGCATCGTTTCTTGTATGGAAACTGAAGCAAGCGAAATGTGGCCCTGAAGCCATTGTTGAAGAAGCAATGAAGCTAGGTGATCCAGAAGAAAAGGCTTGGTTTGATCAGTCTGTTGAAAAATACAAACGAGTAATGGGTGTCGCATAA
- a CDS encoding LysR family transcriptional regulator produces MNSIFGNIDDLFLFCAVVEEGSLLSASKRLQLPVSTMSRRLTALEDRLNIRLLEKKGRELVATKDGEAAFAALSSGMESIHQGFNSLLEERDAIQGKIKLAVPHNFYSGFLGATVEQFLTQYPNVQLDLTLSQQQLIPQTDRDLLITFKISDMEGMIARPLFKAKHGFFASQEYLDSRETIEKPDDLEHQDWINVDDVFDMPLYKSDRLEQMITIKPKFIVNDIHAVAAAAQKGLGLASLPFRHVSPEMNLIQVLPEYHRGDRQAYLVYKERKYQPKALTLLIDALIESVRSFHSDDLVK; encoded by the coding sequence ATGAATTCCATATTTGGAAACATTGATGATCTGTTCTTATTCTGTGCAGTGGTTGAAGAGGGCTCTTTGCTATCGGCCTCTAAACGGCTGCAATTGCCTGTGTCGACCATGTCGCGTCGGTTAACCGCATTGGAAGATCGCCTGAATATCCGACTTTTAGAAAAGAAAGGTCGTGAGCTGGTGGCCACTAAAGACGGTGAGGCGGCCTTTGCTGCACTGAGCAGTGGCATGGAGTCTATCCATCAAGGCTTTAATAGCTTGTTGGAAGAGCGTGATGCTATCCAAGGTAAGATTAAGCTCGCAGTGCCTCATAACTTCTATAGTGGCTTTCTAGGGGCGACAGTAGAGCAATTCCTCACTCAATATCCGAACGTTCAGCTCGACCTAACCCTGAGCCAGCAGCAGCTTATTCCTCAGACCGATCGTGACTTACTGATTACGTTTAAGATCTCGGATATGGAAGGCATGATTGCTCGGCCACTTTTCAAAGCCAAGCACGGATTTTTCGCAAGCCAAGAATATTTAGATTCGCGTGAGACAATTGAAAAACCGGACGACTTAGAGCATCAAGACTGGATTAACGTCGACGATGTGTTTGATATGCCGCTCTACAAGTCCGACCGCTTAGAACAGATGATCACGATTAAACCCAAGTTCATCGTCAACGATATTCATGCGGTGGCGGCCGCAGCGCAAAAAGGCTTGGGGCTCGCTTCATTGCCTTTTCGTCATGTATCCCCTGAGATGAATTTGATTCAAGTGCTCCCTGAGTATCATCGGGGTGATCGCCAAGCGTATTTAGTGTACAAAGAAAGAAAATATCAGCCAAAGGCTTTGACCCTGCTTATTGATGCATTGATTGAGAGTGTTCGATCTTTTCATAGCGATGACTTGGTCAAATAA
- a CDS encoding NAD(P)-dependent oxidoreductase encodes MKVSFIGLGVMGFPMAGHLVKAGFEVTVFNRTHSKALDWADKHQGKAAESVSECVVEADVVLVCVGNDDDVRSMTTSETGALAAMKPNAILVDHTTTSAVLSEEFEVAAKQAGIRFMDAPVSGGQAGAENGVLTIMCGGEQALFNDLQPVFEAYGKSSVLMGKVGQGQRAKMVNQICIAGVLNGLSEGLVLAEKSGLDIPTLVDCLKNGAAGSWQMENRATTMAQDKFDFGFAIDWMIKDLGFCLDEAERQGIQLPLTEKTNNAYKALSAQGQGRMDTSVLMKAVVEETKK; translated from the coding sequence ATGAAAGTAAGTTTTATCGGGCTAGGCGTTATGGGCTTCCCAATGGCAGGCCACCTAGTCAAAGCCGGTTTTGAAGTAACGGTATTTAACCGCACTCACAGCAAAGCGCTAGACTGGGCTGATAAACACCAAGGTAAAGCGGCAGAATCTGTGTCTGAGTGTGTCGTGGAAGCTGACGTGGTATTAGTTTGTGTGGGCAACGATGACGATGTACGCAGCATGACAACCAGCGAAACAGGCGCACTGGCTGCAATGAAGCCAAACGCGATTCTTGTCGACCACACCACAACGTCTGCTGTTCTGTCTGAAGAGTTTGAAGTGGCAGCTAAGCAAGCCGGTATTCGCTTTATGGATGCACCTGTGTCTGGTGGCCAAGCGGGCGCAGAAAACGGCGTGTTAACCATCATGTGTGGTGGCGAACAAGCGCTTTTCAACGACCTCCAACCTGTGTTCGAAGCTTACGGAAAATCGTCAGTTCTGATGGGTAAAGTCGGTCAAGGCCAACGCGCGAAAATGGTTAACCAGATCTGCATTGCAGGTGTATTGAACGGTTTATCTGAAGGCTTGGTACTTGCTGAAAAATCAGGTTTGGATATCCCAACTCTGGTTGATTGCCTTAAAAACGGCGCAGCAGGTTCATGGCAGATGGAAAACCGCGCGACCACAATGGCGCAAGACAAGTTCGATTTCGGCTTCGCCATTGATTGGATGATCAAAGACTTAGGCTTCTGTCTAGATGAAGCAGAGCGCCAAGGCATCCAACTTCCTTTGACGGAAAAAACCAACAACGCATACAAGGCACTGTCTGCCCAAGGACAAGGCCGTATGGATACCTCGGTATTGATGAAAGCCGTGGTTGAAGAGACAAAGAAGTAG
- the fba gene encoding class II fructose-bisphosphate aldolase (catalyzes the reversible aldol condensation of dihydroxyacetonephosphate and glyceraldehyde 3-phosphate in the Calvin cycle, glycolysis, and/or gluconeogenesis), protein MAIVTLRQLLDHAAENGYAVPAFNISNMEQGLAIVRAAAKCNSGVILQASINARKSYAGDVMLYKMVCALAEMFPKTPIVLHQDHGNSEETCLSAIRHGFTSVMMDGSLERDASTPSSYDYNVDITSRIAQSAHWVGASVEGELGCIGSLETGEAEAEDGVGAVGILEKSQLLTDPDQAVDFVKRTKVDALAIACGTSHGAYKFTRKPDGDILAMNVIEEIHSKLPTTHLVMHGASSVPQYLQDMINENGGEMPQTYGVPIEEIERGIKHGVRKVNIDTDCRMAMSGRFRELAMKNPQEFDPRKFLLAGMDELTTLCLNRFERFGCAGHGDKITPISMDDMAARYASGEL, encoded by the coding sequence ATGGCTATCGTTACACTAAGACAACTACTGGATCACGCAGCAGAAAATGGTTATGCAGTTCCAGCTTTCAACATCAGCAACATGGAGCAAGGACTTGCCATTGTTCGCGCTGCAGCAAAATGTAATTCAGGTGTCATCCTACAGGCGAGTATCAATGCTCGTAAAAGCTACGCAGGTGATGTGATGCTTTACAAGATGGTTTGTGCACTTGCTGAAATGTTCCCGAAAACACCAATCGTTCTTCATCAAGATCATGGCAATAGCGAAGAAACATGTCTGTCAGCAATTCGCCACGGCTTTACATCGGTCATGATGGATGGCTCATTGGAGCGTGATGCATCAACACCAAGCAGCTACGACTACAATGTAGATATTACTTCTCGTATCGCTCAATCTGCGCACTGGGTTGGTGCTTCAGTTGAAGGTGAGTTGGGTTGTATTGGCTCTTTAGAAACCGGTGAAGCTGAAGCTGAAGATGGCGTTGGTGCTGTTGGTATCCTTGAAAAGAGCCAGCTGCTAACAGACCCAGATCAAGCCGTTGATTTTGTTAAAAGAACAAAGGTTGACGCATTAGCGATCGCTTGTGGCACAAGCCATGGTGCTTACAAGTTCACTCGCAAACCTGATGGCGATATCTTAGCGATGAACGTAATCGAAGAAATTCACTCGAAGCTCCCAACGACTCACCTAGTTATGCATGGAGCTTCATCGGTTCCTCAATACTTACAAGATATGATCAATGAGAATGGCGGTGAAATGCCTCAAACATATGGTGTGCCAATCGAAGAAATCGAGCGCGGTATCAAACATGGTGTTCGCAAGGTAAACATCGATACTGATTGCCGTATGGCGATGTCTGGTCGCTTCCGAGAATTAGCGATGAAAAATCCGCAAGAGTTTGACCCTCGTAAGTTCCTATTAGCAGGAATGGATGAACTAACGACACTTTGTTTAAACCGATTTGAACGATTTGGTTGTGCTGGTCACGGTGACAAGATTACACCAATTTCTATGGATGATATGGCTGCACGCTACGCTAGCGGTGAGCTGTAA
- a CDS encoding PfkB family carbohydrate kinase: MGNCVFIGRSTIDLMSFVEVMPDPDQKVNAIADFIGGGGSALNAAIACNALGSDVHLWTCLGKEHLYKSIVTAELNEHEISVVDLSLDDEYQLPLSNIISAKQTASRLIVNASQPDCEKVMSLDPKWLDNAKLVLLDQYEHPFISANVQALAEFTGDIVLDAGTWKSHSEQFLSLCTIPIVSEEFTNGDKDKMQALCDQYGIKKWAMTLGDKGVFYSDESSSGVIPAPKVDAIDTLGAGDIFHGAFCHYYSESQDFRDSLKKASHIAALSCTELGTRSWLKHIR; encoded by the coding sequence ATGGGAAATTGTGTATTTATAGGCAGAAGCACGATTGATTTGATGAGCTTTGTTGAAGTGATGCCTGATCCTGATCAAAAGGTGAATGCGATTGCTGATTTTATTGGTGGTGGTGGGTCTGCACTCAATGCTGCCATTGCATGCAACGCATTAGGCTCTGATGTACACCTTTGGACATGTTTAGGTAAAGAGCACCTCTATAAATCGATAGTGACAGCAGAGCTTAATGAACACGAAATTTCGGTTGTGGATTTAAGTTTAGACGATGAATACCAGCTACCACTATCGAACATTATCTCTGCAAAGCAAACTGCATCTAGGCTCATCGTTAACGCCAGTCAGCCTGATTGCGAAAAGGTGATGAGTTTAGACCCTAAGTGGCTAGATAATGCAAAGCTCGTATTACTTGATCAATATGAGCATCCGTTTATTAGCGCAAACGTGCAAGCTTTGGCTGAGTTTACTGGGGATATTGTGTTAGACGCTGGTACTTGGAAATCGCACAGCGAACAGTTTTTATCTCTCTGTACTATTCCTATTGTTTCGGAGGAATTCACCAATGGTGACAAAGATAAAATGCAGGCACTTTGCGACCAATACGGGATCAAAAAGTGGGCAATGACGCTGGGTGACAAAGGTGTTTTTTATAGTGATGAGTCAAGTAGCGGGGTAATTCCTGCACCTAAAGTTGACGCTATCGATACGCTAGGTGCCGGGGATATTTTCCATGGAGCTTTTTGTCACTACTACTCGGAGAGTCAAGATTTTCGTGACTCTCTAAAGAAAGCCAGTCACATAGCGGCATTATCATGTACCGAATTAGGAACCAGATCATGGCTAAAACATATTCGCTAA
- a CDS encoding Fic family protein yields MWIWQQDNWPNFVWDNQKIGVRLREVRLNQGILLGKITSQSADQTQTMLDTLLANIVHSSAIEGEKLNAFSVRSSLANKLGVSEERAFPTTEQTDGLAEIMLDAVQNLTEPLALDRVLHWHDRLFPQGYTMFNPVIGGQLRGDAPMQVVSGRIDRPTVHFEAPSRDILDAELDAFITWFNGSLTDESLDPLLRAAITHLWFITLHPLDDGNGRITRLLTDLALAQAEKQSVRFYAMSVGILANRKHYYEILERTQKGGLDISEWLMWFLDTLDETFTGVFAEVDQTVYKTNYWRCVDQTKLTAEQVKVLNRMLDGDFSEGINASQYKKVAKVSSATATRHLNALIEYGCLVKSGSGGRSTRYLLPE; encoded by the coding sequence ATGTGGATTTGGCAACAAGATAATTGGCCAAACTTTGTTTGGGATAATCAGAAAATAGGCGTGAGGTTAAGAGAAGTACGGCTTAATCAAGGCATCCTATTGGGCAAGATAACCTCTCAATCCGCAGACCAAACGCAAACAATGCTCGATACTTTGCTAGCGAACATTGTCCATTCTAGTGCGATCGAAGGAGAAAAACTCAACGCCTTCTCGGTTCGTTCTTCTTTAGCCAACAAGCTTGGCGTGAGTGAAGAGCGCGCTTTTCCTACGACAGAACAAACCGATGGCCTAGCCGAAATTATGTTGGATGCCGTGCAGAACCTCACTGAGCCACTAGCGCTTGATAGGGTTTTGCATTGGCACGATAGGCTGTTTCCTCAAGGTTACACCATGTTTAACCCTGTGATCGGAGGTCAGCTAAGAGGTGATGCTCCCATGCAAGTGGTATCGGGAAGAATTGACCGCCCGACCGTACATTTTGAAGCGCCTAGCCGAGATATTCTTGATGCTGAGTTAGATGCGTTTATCACATGGTTTAATGGTTCACTTACCGATGAGTCACTCGATCCTTTACTTAGAGCTGCGATAACTCACCTTTGGTTTATCACCTTACACCCATTAGATGACGGTAATGGCCGTATTACTCGATTGTTGACTGACTTGGCATTAGCACAGGCAGAAAAGCAGTCGGTACGTTTCTATGCGATGTCGGTGGGGATTCTCGCTAACCGTAAGCATTACTACGAGATATTGGAGCGAACCCAGAAAGGGGGACTCGATATTAGCGAATGGTTGATGTGGTTCTTAGATACGTTAGACGAGACGTTTACAGGTGTTTTTGCTGAGGTCGATCAAACGGTTTATAAGACCAATTATTGGCGATGTGTTGATCAAACCAAGCTTACGGCAGAGCAAGTAAAAGTGTTGAATAGGATGCTCGATGGTGATTTTTCAGAAGGTATAAATGCTAGTCAATATAAAAAGGTAGCAAAGGTAAGTAGTGCCACTGCAACACGTCATTTGAACGCTTTGATTGAGTATGGCTGCTTAGTCAAATCTGGTTCTGGTGGCAGAAGCACGCGCTATCTGTTGCCGGAGTAG
- a CDS encoding ROK family transcriptional regulator translates to MNKPMRSGLGVSLDDVQNHNKRVILNALHNSGSCSRKEISQLVGLDQATVTRAIKPLIEQGLIVETGVRKAARGRSSIYLGFNTQHLRIVSVRIQRTNFSIDTYDLNGVSLTNVVKPINTDNSPEELIEYLTKQVSDVLKEQECDVLGIAVAMPGPFLEQDNKIMLMTDAKNWQDIDFISHMREQFPDYPIYAGHDAKLAALAVWRQLQSTYEASVLLYVSLGQGVGSGLVIEGQVYHGSLGTAGEIGHTSINFQGPQCKCGNLGCLELYSSTTALVERYKQEASLVSADFEMVVNAFHDRESAAINAVDYLAKCLAHGLVNNINQLNPDLVVIGDELTQLGADFLSRVKEYTYRLLLPDLASNIELVLDESDEDLVHKGNYHNVMSNELLLPLAHLGIKATNTPESSK, encoded by the coding sequence ATGAATAAGCCTATGAGAAGCGGACTGGGCGTTTCGTTAGATGATGTACAAAATCATAATAAGCGCGTCATTCTTAATGCACTTCACAATAGTGGTAGTTGCTCCAGAAAAGAGATCAGCCAATTGGTTGGACTTGACCAAGCGACGGTGACGAGAGCGATAAAACCTTTAATAGAACAAGGGCTTATTGTTGAAACGGGTGTGCGAAAAGCGGCACGTGGTCGAAGCTCTATCTATCTGGGGTTCAATACCCAACATCTACGAATTGTGTCCGTTCGAATACAGCGTACTAACTTCTCAATTGATACCTACGATCTCAATGGTGTTTCGCTAACCAACGTAGTCAAACCCATTAATACTGATAATAGCCCAGAAGAGCTGATCGAGTATTTGACTAAGCAAGTGAGCGATGTTCTGAAAGAGCAGGAATGTGATGTTTTGGGGATTGCAGTGGCGATGCCCGGTCCATTCTTAGAGCAAGATAATAAAATCATGCTGATGACTGATGCTAAAAATTGGCAAGATATTGATTTCATTTCCCACATGCGAGAACAATTTCCAGACTATCCAATTTATGCTGGCCATGATGCAAAACTGGCAGCACTCGCGGTTTGGCGCCAGCTACAAAGCACCTATGAAGCAAGCGTTTTACTGTATGTCTCTCTTGGGCAGGGTGTAGGTTCGGGCTTAGTGATTGAAGGGCAGGTTTATCACGGCAGTTTAGGTACTGCTGGGGAGATTGGCCACACATCGATCAATTTTCAAGGGCCGCAATGTAAGTGTGGCAATCTAGGTTGCCTTGAGCTGTATAGCTCGACGACGGCTTTAGTGGAACGCTACAAGCAAGAGGCGTCACTAGTATCCGCGGACTTTGAAATGGTAGTTAATGCATTTCATGACAGAGAATCTGCTGCGATAAACGCGGTTGATTACTTAGCTAAGTGCTTGGCACATGGCTTAGTGAATAACATTAACCAATTAAACCCTGATTTAGTGGTGATTGGTGATGAACTGACGCAATTAGGGGCTGATTTCTTAAGTCGTGTAAAGGAATACACATATCGTTTATTACTTCCGGATCTAGCAAGCAATATCGAACTGGTTCTTGATGAGAGTGATGAAGATTTGGTTCATAAAGGTAACTATCACAACGTGATGTCAAATGAGCTACTGCTGCCTTTGGCACATTTGGGGATTAAAGCCACCAACACACCTGAAAGTTCTAAATAA